One Halobaculum roseum DNA segment encodes these proteins:
- a CDS encoding SDR family oxidoreductase, whose protein sequence is MDLRLDGNTALVTASSGGLGFASAASLAAEGANVVICGRTPERLDEAEDALAEEPGDVLAVEADVTDRDDVAALVEATVDEFGGLDHVVTSAGGVPPGTFDDTTDEQWYGAFDTLVMSAVWTLREARPHLADSDAGTVTCITSTSVREAIDGLVLSNAVRRAVIGLVKTVSREWAPDVRANAVLPGAHETARIEELVEDALARGEYDSYEEGLDDWASDIPLDRIGDPRELGDVVAFLSSERASFVNGAALPVDGGRLHS, encoded by the coding sequence ATGGATCTGCGACTCGACGGGAACACGGCGCTAGTGACGGCCAGTTCGGGCGGGCTCGGCTTCGCCTCGGCAGCGTCGCTGGCGGCCGAGGGCGCGAACGTGGTGATCTGCGGGCGAACGCCGGAGCGACTCGACGAGGCCGAAGACGCGTTGGCGGAGGAACCTGGCGACGTGCTCGCGGTCGAGGCCGACGTGACCGACCGCGACGACGTTGCCGCGCTCGTCGAGGCGACCGTCGACGAGTTCGGCGGGCTCGACCACGTCGTCACGAGCGCGGGGGGCGTTCCGCCGGGCACCTTCGACGACACGACCGACGAGCAGTGGTACGGCGCCTTCGACACGCTCGTGATGAGCGCCGTCTGGACGCTCCGTGAGGCGCGCCCGCACCTGGCCGACAGCGACGCGGGCACGGTCACGTGCATCACGTCCACCTCGGTCCGCGAGGCCATCGACGGCCTCGTGCTCTCGAACGCCGTCCGCCGGGCGGTGATCGGGCTCGTGAAGACGGTCTCGCGGGAGTGGGCCCCCGACGTGCGCGCGAACGCGGTGCTCCCCGGTGCCCACGAGACCGCCCGCATCGAGGAGCTCGTCGAGGACGCGCTCGCGCGCGGCGAGTACGACAGCTACGAGGAGGGACTCGACGACTGGGCCAGCGACATCCCGCTGGACCGCATCGGCGACCCGCGCGAGCTGGGCGACGTGGTCGCGTTCCTCTCCTCCGAGCGCGCCTCGTTCGTCAACGGCGCGGCGCTGCCCGTCGACGGCGGGCGCCTGCACTCGTAG
- a CDS encoding Tfx family DNA-binding protein: MSNEGSLDAVDVDELLDRAGFDADRSVLTRRQAEVLALRERNVRQADIADLLGTSRANVSSVESSARDNVEKARETVAFAEALSAPVRIEIAAGTDLYDVPDRVYDACDEADVKVNHTAPDLMKLVSDDAGDAVRGREVVSPILVGITGAGTVRVRRSEQADIE, encoded by the coding sequence ATGAGTAACGAGGGGAGCCTCGACGCGGTCGACGTCGACGAGCTGCTCGACCGCGCCGGCTTCGACGCCGATCGGAGCGTCCTCACCCGCCGGCAGGCGGAGGTGCTCGCGCTGCGCGAGCGGAACGTCCGGCAGGCGGACATCGCCGACCTGCTGGGAACCTCGCGTGCGAACGTGTCGAGCGTCGAGTCGTCCGCCCGCGACAACGTCGAGAAGGCCCGCGAGACCGTCGCGTTCGCGGAGGCGCTGTCGGCGCCCGTCCGGATCGAGATCGCCGCCGGCACCGACCTCTACGACGTGCCCGACCGGGTGTACGACGCCTGCGACGAGGCCGACGTGAAGGTGAACCACACCGCGCCGGACCTGATGAAGCTGGTGAGCGACGACGCCGGCGACGCGGTCCGGGGTCGGGAGGTCGTCTCCCCGATCCTCGTCGGCATCACCGGCGCCGGAACCGTCCGCGTCCGGCGGTCCGAGCAGGCCGACATCGAGTAA
- a CDS encoding TRAM domain-containing protein — protein MADCPLADDCPRFSERIQGMGCQHYGDRGGAEWCNEYNMPISDLKQQPVKPGEEVTVEVDDIHESGAGVGRTDDGFIVMVDGLLPPARAVVRIDRVKQNHAKANRVVERLPDEPEEGEEGADGESENPEFEEETEAKRGERLGSRDNFWGS, from the coding sequence ATGGCGGACTGTCCACTTGCGGATGACTGCCCCCGGTTCTCCGAACGGATCCAGGGAATGGGCTGTCAGCACTACGGCGACCGCGGCGGCGCCGAGTGGTGCAACGAGTACAACATGCCCATCTCGGACCTGAAACAGCAGCCGGTCAAGCCCGGCGAGGAGGTCACCGTCGAGGTCGACGACATCCACGAGAGCGGCGCCGGCGTCGGCCGCACCGACGACGGGTTCATCGTGATGGTCGACGGCCTGCTGCCGCCCGCGCGGGCGGTCGTCCGGATCGACCGGGTGAAGCAGAACCACGCGAAGGCGAACCGCGTCGTCGAGCGGCTCCCCGACGAGCCCGAGGAGGGCGAGGAGGGCGCCGACGGCGAGAGCGAGAACCCCGAGTTCGAGGAGGAGACCGAGGCCAAGCGAGGCGAGCGGCTCGGATCGCGCGACAACTTCTGGGGATCGTAG